From the genome of Pantoea alfalfae, one region includes:
- the aroC gene encoding chorismate synthase encodes MAGNSIGQFFRVTTFGESHGLALGCIVDGVPPGIPLTEADIQHDLDRRRPGTSRYTTQRREPDQVKILSGVFEGVTTGTSIGLLIENTDQRSQDYGAIKDLFRPGHADYTYEQKYGQRDYRGGGRSSARETAMRVAAGAIAKKYLQMKHGVVVRGYLSQIGDVACELKDWSIVEQNPFFCPDADKLEALDELMRGLKKEGDSIGAKVTVMADNVPPGLGEPVFDRLDADLAHALMSINAVKGVEIGDGFAVVNQRGSQHRDEIRHDGFQSNHAGGILGGISSGQTISANLAMKPTSSITVPGKTITRNGEEVEMITKGRHDPCVGIRAVPIAEAMMAIVLMDHLLRQRAQNGDVNSSVPRW; translated from the coding sequence ATGGCCGGAAACAGCATCGGGCAATTTTTTCGAGTAACGACCTTTGGCGAGTCCCACGGTCTGGCACTGGGCTGTATCGTTGACGGCGTGCCGCCAGGCATCCCGCTGACCGAAGCCGATATTCAGCATGACCTCGATCGCCGCCGTCCTGGCACTTCGCGCTATACCACGCAGCGCCGCGAGCCGGATCAGGTGAAAATTTTGTCCGGTGTCTTTGAGGGTGTGACCACCGGCACCTCGATCGGCCTGCTGATTGAGAACACCGATCAGCGCTCGCAGGATTACGGTGCCATCAAAGATCTCTTCCGTCCGGGCCATGCTGATTACACCTACGAGCAGAAGTATGGTCAGCGCGACTATCGTGGCGGCGGCCGCTCATCGGCGCGTGAAACCGCGATGCGCGTGGCGGCCGGGGCGATTGCCAAGAAATATCTGCAGATGAAACACGGTGTCGTGGTACGTGGCTATCTGTCACAGATTGGTGATGTCGCCTGTGAGCTGAAAGACTGGAGCATCGTGGAGCAGAACCCGTTCTTCTGTCCGGATGCCGATAAGCTCGAGGCGCTGGATGAACTGATGCGCGGCCTGAAAAAAGAGGGCGACTCCATCGGTGCTAAAGTTACAGTGATGGCAGATAACGTGCCGCCAGGCCTGGGCGAGCCGGTCTTTGACCGACTGGACGCCGATCTGGCGCACGCGCTGATGAGTATCAATGCGGTGAAAGGCGTCGAAATTGGCGACGGCTTTGCGGTGGTTAACCAGCGCGGCAGTCAGCATCGTGATGAGATCCGCCACGACGGTTTTCAGAGCAATCACGCCGGCGGCATTCTGGGTGGTATCAGCAGCGGCCAGACCATCAGTGCCAATCTGGCGATGAAACCGACCTCCAGCATCACCGTGCCAGGTAAAACCATTACCCGCAACGGCGAAGAGGTGGAGATGATCACCAAAGGCCGTCACGATCCCTGCGTCGGGATCCGCGCGGTGCCGATCGCCGAGGCGATGATGGCGATCGTCCTGATGGATCATCTGCTGCGCCAGCGGGCGCAGAATGGTGACGTCAACAGCTCTGTACCGCGCTGGTGA
- the prmB gene encoding 50S ribosomal protein L3 N(5)-glutamine methyltransferase gives MDKIFVDEAVNELHTIQDMLRWAVSRFSAAGIWYGHGTDNPWDEAVQLVLPSLWLPLDIPEDMRSARLTASERILIVERVIRRVNERIPVAYLTNKAWFCGHEFFVDERVLVPRSPIGELIENRFAGLVSTPPRHILDMCTGSGCIAIACAYAFPEAEVDAVDISTGALAVAEQNIEEHGLIHQVTPIRADLFRELPQLKYDLIVTNPPYVDAEDMDDLPNEYRHEPELGLAAGSDGLKLVRRILACAPDYLSEQGVLVCEVGNSMVHMIEQYPDVPFTWLEFDNGGDGVFTLTRQQIVDAQHHFSFYKD, from the coding sequence GTGGACAAAATTTTCGTCGATGAGGCAGTGAACGAACTGCACACTATCCAGGACATGCTGCGCTGGGCGGTAAGCCGCTTTTCCGCTGCCGGAATCTGGTACGGGCATGGCACAGACAATCCCTGGGACGAAGCCGTTCAACTGGTCCTGCCGTCACTCTGGCTGCCGCTGGATATTCCTGAAGATATGCGCAGTGCGCGTCTCACCGCGAGCGAACGTATTCTGATCGTTGAGCGCGTTATCCGTCGCGTTAACGAACGCATTCCGGTTGCCTATCTGACCAATAAAGCGTGGTTCTGCGGGCACGAGTTCTTTGTCGATGAGCGCGTGCTGGTGCCGCGTTCACCGATTGGCGAACTGATTGAAAACCGCTTTGCCGGTCTGGTGAGCACACCGCCGCGTCATATTCTGGATATGTGTACCGGCAGCGGCTGTATCGCGATTGCCTGTGCCTATGCTTTCCCGGAAGCCGAAGTGGATGCCGTGGATATCTCCACCGGTGCGCTGGCGGTAGCCGAACAGAACATTGAAGAACATGGACTCATCCACCAGGTGACGCCGATTCGTGCTGACCTGTTCCGCGAACTGCCACAGCTGAAATATGATTTGATCGTCACCAATCCGCCGTACGTTGATGCGGAAGATATGGACGATCTGCCGAACGAATATCGCCACGAACCAGAGCTTGGCCTGGCAGCAGGTAGCGATGGCCTGAAGCTGGTGCGCCGCATTCTGGCCTGCGCGCCCGACTATCTTAGCGAGCAGGGCGTACTGGTCTGCGAAGTGGGCAACAGCATGGTGCACATGATCGAGCAGTATCCCGACGTGCCCTTTACCTGGCTGGAATTCGACAACGGCGGTGATGGCGTCTTCACGCTGACGCGCCAGCAGATTGTCGACGCACAACACCATTTCTCTTTTTATAAAGACTAA
- the mepA gene encoding penicillin-insensitive murein endopeptidase, translating to MKALLLTLNALLISASSLAATPWQQIQQPISGAPQSIGGFANGCIVGAQALPLNSPHYQVMRQDQRRYFGHPDLIQFIQRLSTQVHNLQLGNVLIGDMGMAAGGRFSSGHASHQTGLDVDIWLQLPKTRWSAQQLLKPQPLDLVGPGDKNVIARHWQPEIDSLIKLAAKDDDVTRIFVNPAIKKQLCADAGNDRDWLRKVRPWFAHRAHMHVRLRCPAGSIGCEDQPAPPPGDGCGAELQSWFLPKQPGSGAPVKREPPPLPPACQALLDKHLL from the coding sequence ATGAAGGCGCTCCTGCTTACTCTTAATGCGCTGCTGATCAGCGCCTCCAGCCTGGCCGCAACGCCGTGGCAACAGATTCAGCAGCCGATCAGCGGCGCACCGCAGTCAATTGGTGGCTTTGCCAACGGCTGTATCGTCGGCGCGCAGGCACTGCCGCTCAATTCACCGCACTATCAGGTGATGCGTCAGGATCAGCGGCGCTATTTTGGCCATCCCGATCTGATTCAGTTTATTCAGCGGCTCAGCACCCAGGTGCATAACCTGCAACTGGGCAACGTGCTGATTGGCGACATGGGCATGGCGGCTGGCGGGCGCTTCAGCAGCGGTCACGCCAGTCACCAGACCGGCCTGGATGTGGATATCTGGCTGCAACTGCCAAAAACACGCTGGAGCGCGCAGCAACTGCTGAAGCCGCAGCCGCTGGATTTGGTTGGGCCGGGCGATAAGAATGTCATTGCGCGCCACTGGCAGCCGGAAATCGACAGCCTGATTAAACTGGCCGCAAAAGACGATGATGTTACACGGATCTTCGTCAATCCGGCGATTAAAAAGCAGCTTTGTGCGGATGCAGGTAACGATCGCGACTGGCTGAGAAAAGTGCGCCCGTGGTTCGCGCATCGTGCTCATATGCATGTGCGACTGCGCTGCCCTGCGGGCAGTATCGGCTGTGAAGATCAGCCCGCACCGCCTCCGGGCGATGGCTGTGGCGCAGAGCTGCAGAGCTGGTTCCTGCCGAAACAGCCGGGTTCTGGCGCGCCCGTGAAACGTGAGCCGCCGCCGTTACCGCCTGCCTGTCAGGCCCTGCTGGATAAACATTTACTGTAA